The Tursiops truncatus isolate mTurTru1 chromosome 20, mTurTru1.mat.Y, whole genome shotgun sequence DNA window CGCGTCTGAAATTGCTGGGGGCTGAGAGGTTAGGATCTCAGTCTCACGTATCTGGGCCTCTAGCACCCTGCCGTTAGAAAGGTCCAGCACTACCTGTCCACTGCTCCTTTACCTCAGTGACCCAGGCATCATGCTCCTAGTCACTGCTCTCATCAAGGACCCAGGCACCTGATCCTCCAGGCCACAGCTTTCTTCCTTAGAACCCACAGGCCGGGCTTCATAGCTTTGTTGCTCCTCCCTCTGATGCTCACTCTtacccttgttttgtttttttgtgtttttttttgcggtacgcgggcctcccactgttgtggcacgaacctgcatcccctgaatcggcaggcgggctctcaaccactgcgccaccagggaagcccccttgttttgttttgtaagttATATTAGCCATTCGTCTTGTTTCCCTCTTGCCTGATACCCACACATACGCCAATGAACTATCTAGGTGGTTTTCCTGTggctgagggggaggggctgtTCTGAGGTTGAGGCTTTGGGATTTGGGGAAGGAGAGGTAAAATGAAAACCGGTCTATGGTTGAAATGATACAGAgacagggaaaagaaatagtataaagaaaaaaaagaaaacaagtcaaaGATCAGGTGTGAGAGTGGTGGAAAAGCAGAAGCAAATGGGATTATGTCAGAGCCTTACCCTTATTCTTCCCCAAAGAACTCTGATTTCCCTGGGACACAAAGTGGGTGGAAAGTTATAACCTTTAAAGATCACAAGGCAGGGTAGGATTAGCTCTGCCTCCCTTAAAATATAACctcaccgggcttccctggtggcgcagtggtggagagtctgcctgccgatgcaggggatgcaggttcatgccccggtccaggaagatcccacatgccgtggaccggctaggctcgtgagccatggccgctgagcctgcgtgtccagagcctgtgctctgcaacaggagaggccacaacagtgagaggcccgcgtactgcaaaaaaaaaaaaaaaaaaaaaaaaaatatatatatatatatatatatttatatatatatatataaaacctcacCATCTCCCTTCTTCCCATCCTCACCCTTCCTTGATCCCGAAGCTGGGAGAGTAGAATAAAACCAATTTTCAAAAGAGAGAAGTCAGCAGCATGCCATTTACTGGATTAGCAGCCAACCGCATCAACTAATGAATACTTACATCCACTCCTATCATCTCCCACTCATTTTGGAAGACTGtggaggaaacaaagaggtaaaaaTGTGTGACTATTGTTAGTTATTCTGTAACAAACATACAagaatttataaattcaaaatagtACTCTCCTTAAACAGTTACCTTGGAGGGCTGTGCACTTATTTTAATGATGCCTACCCCATGGCTCAAAACATTGAAAAAAGTCCTCTTAGAATTACCTTCAGAGGCAGTTAGAAACCCCTTGTAAGGAATCTTCCTTTATTGTCACACCTCGTTTacgatatatacatatatgtgtatatatatatatacatatatatatatataatttattattattattatttttggccgtgctgcatggcttgcaggattttagttcccccgGCAGGgaaagagtcctaaccactggacagccagggaattccctcgttTACCATATTTATCACTCACCTCGTTCAttaatttaacaagtatttatctATTGAGTCCTACTATGGTACAGCACAGGgacacagtggtgaacaaaaccaGACTCAGAACAACCATTGTGAAGTTTACAGATGGGAAAGGCAAAGAAGTAACAAGtaacccccaaacacacacaaactttGGTTGTCCAAAGTCCAGAGGAAAGCACGTGGTGTTACCAGAGTCTACAGTGGGTATTTCACACAGTGAGGCTGCGTGGAGAGCTGAAGGTTGAGTGGGTGTTACTAAGGTGAAAGCAacagggtttaaaaaaaagaaaagaaatgggtgTTGGAAACGTTGGGTGCCAAGAAGTTAAAGTAAACACAACATAGGCTGGGTCACAGGATACTAACAACAGCTAATATATGGtgtgtttactgtgtgccaagtaTCATTCTAAGCACCTTAGAATCAGTATATAAGCTGATTCAATCCTATTATCATCCACacgttatagatgaggaaaccaagtcccagagaagttaagtaacctgcTCAAAGTGTCACCACTGGTAAGCGGGCTCTAGAGTCCGTGCTATGAACCTCCACAACAGAATCTGGACCGCAGGTCCAGGAGAGGAGGGTGAGGCTGCGGCTGGGGGATGGGTGTGGCACCGTGAGGGAATGTGGGCTGTGAGTACTGTGTCCTGTTTACCTGTAGCAGAAGTCACACCCCTGAGTCAGAGCTCAGGCTGGGCTGCGTTGCTGGAGCCATCATGGTGTGTGGGTGTCCAGGCCTGGCTACTCAGGAAGGATAGGATTCCCAGCATTCCTAAGGCCACGGTCCTGGAATCTAGGGCCCTCCTTAGGCTGAGATTTCACCTGGGAGTTGAGCAGTTTGAGAATAAAATTTGGGAAGCCACCCTTACAAGAACACAGGGAGGTCGTATATAACAAGGAAAATTGAGGGCAGCATCTGCTCAAACGCCCAGGAGCCCGCTGAAGATTGGGCAGAATGGGCGGTGTCACTGGCTTACGAAGTACGTTTGGGTGGGTTGTGAAGGAGTGTGAGAAACCCTGTGCCAGTGGCTGAGGGCCCGGGCCCTGGGAGGGAACTGGGGATTTGCACACAGTAGAATTAAGGAACGCTGGCTCTGCGTGGGGGATAAAGGAAGCCATggagggagtgtgtgtgggggggggcgtGCCGCGacttcccctccccagccctcgcACCGCCTGGCCCGCTCCCCTCGCTTCGCCATGGCTGGCATTCGGGGTCTCGCACCTCCACCGCCCCCACGCGTGCTGCCGCGGGGAGCGGCCTGACCGCCGCTTGACGCCTCAAGAGGGGCGGGGGTCTCACTATTAAAAGGGGCAACAGGCCTCGGCGCGGGCCCCAGAGCAGGGCCGCTCCGTTAGCGACGCCCTCGAGTCCGCGGCGGGCACGATGCAGCTCCTGGTGAGGATGCCGTCTCTTCCGGAGCGGGGCGAGCTGGACTGCAACATCTGCTACCGGCCCTTCAACCTCGGGGACCGCGAGCCCCGCCGCCTCCCCGGGACGGCGCGCGCCCGCCGCGGCCACACGCTCTGCACCGCCTGTCTGCGCGAGTTGGCGGCGCGTGGCGACGGCGGCGGGGCGGCCGCGCGCGCAGTGAGTCTGCGCCACGTCGTCATGTGCCCCTTCTGTCGCACGCCCACCCTGCTCCCGCGCGGCAGGATCACTGAAGTCACTGTCAACCCGGACTTGCGGTCACGCTTGGAGGCAACAGAGCGGGCCGCGCACGAATCTAATGGGGCGCGTGGTCCGGTTCGGGAAAGCGGTGATGCGGCCGAGAGGCCGATGACTCGGAAACGGAGAGAAGGGGGCGGGGCCTAGGAGCGCGGGATGGCGTGAGCTCCTGCGGCCCTGGGCCCGGGTGCTGGCACCCGCGCGCAGGTGGCGGCGGCCGCTGCCTAGCAACGGTGAGGGGCCGCCCGGGTAGGCAGTGGAGGGAGAGCGCCCCGGAACGCCGGTTCGGCTGCGCCCTTCCGCTGCCACTAatcctccttttttcccccagtgctGTACTGTCCACAGATCAAGGACTCGGCCCACATGACCCGCTGCACGCTGTAACCGCGGAACCCTGAAGCTACGGCAGAAGAAAGGTGGGAGCTGCATTCTCGGGGCGCGCTGTACTACGAGGAACTGGTGCCAAGCCCACCCCCTGTCATGTCCTGGAGTGTCACGGATGAGGGAGGTGAGCCAAGGGCAGAAGGGAACGCCCTGGGAGGTGTTGATGCTGCGCTGGGGAGGCTCCTAGACGAATCGCCCCCATCTACCGACTGTGCCAGCCTTGCACATTCAGGATGGAATGGCCCAGGGAGGATAGAAACAAAGTCTACGTTCCCGTGGGAAGCAGACAATTTCCCTAGCTGTGACTTTGGCTTTTGTCCAGGGCAGCTCTGATGTGTGGGAGCAACAGGTCCCATTTTAGCAATTCTGTGTCAATgatttgaaagtttaaaaaagatgGAACGGGAGAGAAGAGGCTGATTTCCATGTCATATTAATCTCACTTCTCTAGCACCTAAgagaactgagaaaaataaaccgTACCCACCCTACTCCCTCCGCTGGTATGCCTACTAGTGTCCCCCTTCCCAGTACTGTGTTCCTAAAATTGTCAAGATGCGTCCCCACCTATGAGATTAGGAGCCTCGCTTCATTTCAGAATCTCCCTTCAACCTGTTGGGGCAGGTATGACGACGTCCAGAGGGCATCTATCCGAGTCACCTCACTAGGGCCTgtcaaggggaggagggagagccatTTGGCTATGGCAGTGGATTGTAAACTTCTGATATTATTTTTACAGCCACAAGGAAACACTGTCACTACTgaaaaaagatgctcatcataCAATTTTAAACTTGTGTCCCATATTTAGACATCACCTATTTCAGGGCAGGGGTTCAATTTAAAAGTCCTGTTCGTATCTTGTGATCGTAGAGTTACAGTCAAGGGCCAGCAGCATCGGCATGACTGGAGCTTGTTGGAAGTGCAAAATCTCAGGATTTCACTTTTGACTTACTGAATTagactctgcattttaacaagaatcCCAGGTGATCcatttaagtaaaaatttaagaAGCACTGGTCCAGGTCCTAGACTATGTTACATTTTCCCCTGAGTTAAAAAGGGGGAACTTATTAAGAATAAACCCCAATTTTTCTAACtatgtttttacctttttcctttcGTTAAGTCTCAGCTTAAATATTCCCTCTTTGGGGAGGTCTTTCTCGGCTTTCAATCTGgtgtagccccctccctcaccctctgtAATACAatgccttgttttattttttcactacttttattttctgatatgtGTTTTGTTGGTGTCCTGCACTACAGTGTAAGCTCCATGATAGCAGTGACTAACTTGTGACTGTTGTATCTCCAAGGGCAACAGCAGTGTTTTTAAcatgtactcaataaatgcttgttggaattacattttttaatataatagccTCAAAATTGTCTGGTCTCTCAGCCTCTGAGAAGCTCTGGTAGTAAATACATGTCAAGCTGTAGTGTCCAGCGGTTCAAATCTTTGGCAAGCTATGCAGGTctgaccccccaccccccagctcctttaaaataaaagtgtgCTTCTGCAACTGGGAACTGAACCTATGAAGCTGTAGTGACCTCTACTGACTCTTGGTAGAACTAAACAAGCTGAAGGTGGAAAGGACTATCAAAAGGATGAATGGAAGGCAGTTCTGAAACTTATCAGGCACCCCTCCCACTAAACTTCTGTCCAGTAATTCCTGCTATCTCTCTGATCTCAACCTGAGGCCTGTGGAGGTGTCCTGCTGTCACCCTCCATCTCCGCTGAGCTCATCACACTGGGGTGAGGGTTGGAAAAAGAGCCTTGGAGTTGTAGCTGATGATccaacaaataaaaatgagaaaaaggaaaaggcacaagatttaaaaaaagagagaaatgggtaACAGGAAATGGCAGGAAGCGACACCCTTTCTTTCCTCATCCCTCCCCGAAACCAAAGAACTCCCCCACTCAAAAATAACAGAGCACACAGAAaggaaagtataatttatatgtacAACCAATAAACCTGATACAGAAGAGGGGACTGGGACAGACCAGGAGTGGGTGTGAAGAGACCGGGAAAGGAGCAGCAAGAAAGTGAAGGGGAGCGAAGAGCAAGTGGGGGGTTCGCCATGCAAACTGccactctccccagcccctcctggggaGGAGGATGTGCCCATGTCTCCCCAGCCTGCCCTCCACTATTTTGCTCTGGTCCCAAAGGCAAGGTAGTCCCCTGACTAGGCCCCCTGCCTGACCCACTCAAGTTTAGTTCATATCCAGGTCTTCAGGAGGGAGGGTAGAAGTCCTCCAAGAACCTGAGCCCCAAAACTGGGGGCTCCCCCCACATCTGGCCCATTGTGTTCTCCACCACCCTTTCTAGGTTACCTGGGTCCCTAGGACAGATTGGGGAGCTCCTCTTTGGCTTAAGGGAGTATCACCCAAATATTCCTCTCTTTGTAGGGGTGGTCCTTGGTCCCTAGGGAGGGGGGAAGATTCCCAACACAAGATGCCGGTACGCAGGAGGTAACTGAGCCAGTGAACGGCGCCTTTATTCTGAGGCTGAACAGCAATGGACTCCCTCC harbors:
- the RNF227 gene encoding LOW QUALITY PROTEIN: RING finger protein 227 (The sequence of the model RefSeq protein was modified relative to this genomic sequence to represent the inferred CDS: deleted 1 base in 1 codon; substituted 1 base at 1 genomic stop codon) yields the protein MQLLVRMPSLPERGELDCNICYRPFNLGDREPRRLPGTARARRGHTLCTACLRELAARGDGGGAAARAVSLRHVVMCPFCRTPTLLPRGRITEVTVNPDLRSRLEATERAAHESNGARGPVRESGDAAERPXLGNGEKGAGPRSAGWRELLRPWARVLAPARRWRRPLPSNVLYCPQIKDSAHMTRCTL